From one Mytilus edulis chromosome 1, xbMytEdul2.2, whole genome shotgun sequence genomic stretch:
- the LOC139526879 gene encoding uncharacterized protein isoform X1 has product MKIFLLALLIVFSSITVNADSSESEECDLATRLDRGTNHNTLILGWYRMKHHELLNENDIPGSCAFIPSPIWARGSFPENEGDEVALDGCVYSETNACEKIYSIKVHNCGEHNVYYLNATATTDEAYCFKKDDDDDDDDDCEEQEEDYGKKFHRCHRNNRYVVLVIGSVIIAGVLISMVAIYLWRRKRLAAMLKKEMYKAPQDSNGPVVVTTNDNLPPKKY; this is encoded by the exons ATGAAGATATTTCTGTTGGCTTTACTTATAGTTTTCAGCAGCATAACTGTAAATG CTGATAGCTCCGAGTCAGAAGAATGTGATTTAGCAACAAGACTTGACAGGGGGACGAATCATAACACACTAATTTTAGGATGGTACAGGATGAAACACCACGAGTTACTCAATGAAAATGATATTCCCGGATCCTGTGCATTTATACCGTCTCCAATATGGGCAAGAG GATCCTTCCCAGAAAATGAAGGTGATGAAGTAGCCCTAGACGGGTGTGTCTATAGTGAGACAAACGCTTGTGAAAAAATCTACAGCATTAAAGTTCACAACTGTGGAGAACACAATGTCTACTATCTCAATGCAACTGCTACAACGGACGAAGCTTATTGTTTCA aaaaggacgatgatgatgatgatgatgatgattgtGAAGAACAAGAAGAAGATTACGGAAAGAAGTTTCATCGATGTCATCGAAACAATCGATATGTTGTTTTGGTAATCGGATCAGTGATAATTGCTGGTGTATTGATCTCCATGGTTGCTATata ccTTTGGAGAAGAAAACGCCTGGCAGCTAtgctaaaaaaagaaatgtacaaaGCTCCACAAGATAGTAATGGTCCAGTTGTCGTTACTACCAATGATAATCTCCCTCCTAAGAAATATTA
- the LOC139526879 gene encoding uncharacterized protein isoform X2, giving the protein MQPSYSILVILLVYLVPADSSESEECDLATRLDRGTNHNTLILGWYRMKHHELLNENDIPGSCAFIPSPIWARGSFPENEGDEVALDGCVYSETNACEKIYSIKVHNCGEHNVYYLNATATTDEAYCFKKDDDDDDDDDCEEQEEDYGKKFHRCHRNNRYVVLVIGSVIIAGVLISMVAIYLWRRKRLAAMLKKEMYKAPQDSNGPVVVTTNDNLPPKKY; this is encoded by the exons ATGCAACCGTCATACAGTATTCTAGTGATTCTTCTAGTATACTTAGTTCCAG CTGATAGCTCCGAGTCAGAAGAATGTGATTTAGCAACAAGACTTGACAGGGGGACGAATCATAACACACTAATTTTAGGATGGTACAGGATGAAACACCACGAGTTACTCAATGAAAATGATATTCCCGGATCCTGTGCATTTATACCGTCTCCAATATGGGCAAGAG GATCCTTCCCAGAAAATGAAGGTGATGAAGTAGCCCTAGACGGGTGTGTCTATAGTGAGACAAACGCTTGTGAAAAAATCTACAGCATTAAAGTTCACAACTGTGGAGAACACAATGTCTACTATCTCAATGCAACTGCTACAACGGACGAAGCTTATTGTTTCA aaaaggacgatgatgatgatgatgatgatgattgtGAAGAACAAGAAGAAGATTACGGAAAGAAGTTTCATCGATGTCATCGAAACAATCGATATGTTGTTTTGGTAATCGGATCAGTGATAATTGCTGGTGTATTGATCTCCATGGTTGCTATata ccTTTGGAGAAGAAAACGCCTGGCAGCTAtgctaaaaaaagaaatgtacaaaGCTCCACAAGATAGTAATGGTCCAGTTGTCGTTACTACCAATGATAATCTCCCTCCTAAGAAATATTA
- the LOC139526856 gene encoding interleukin cytokine receptor-related protein 1-like: MGDSELTTHTSIKPDGGGSGSDGVLMKPRDNTEFEQSLQIVLGTVCGVFGLLGLILVLSFLYKFYKRRRSPQHTRGQRDSDFNSSISIDLEQKTVPTVLVLYSSDCSAHEKVVSSFAGFLIEACHCNVHLDIFEDQLIYERGLDEWLVEKLQEADFIIVMCSVGARLRCTKKRARFKCDPNRTIPDYFAIAVDYVAEKMRVERSKGLPMSRFIVAYMEYSSASDIPHQLDTGVKFNLMKDMNALFNHLHGFPSDMNKFGPVWRDTIEQNCDFSELTTELNLSLESAKEYFKANPNWIEDSMEYIPAPSKSKSRHVRKSSLEPLLKESQMNLPFETSGKMDTLVDIHNQTLPRTLKQEDLNMVPLYQRQNSLPSSLSSHQTNSSPTPPTNTSKSFENFQTNTRYQDIDFQPCMFCGLEEHEDRRAPCKGRKLVHSQIEDTEQEDIDLSSGKLKSKSMPTICPNLSSRSHTVLHADVHKEWGFQDCHLSVSSESTSDKEFALDDLEKDLQSIRMLASYDALKDFSKEQKTLPKALSVKVDLYGSNPRSELIDISPQTAVVSLQNKSYIGNMSFHNSMNTNKDDQVIQLQDIRL, encoded by the exons ATGGGAGATTCAG aatTAACAACTCACACCAGTATAAAACCTGATGGTGGAGGATCTGGGTCAG ATGGAGTATTAATGAAACCCCGAGATAATACAGAATTTGAGCAGTCCTTACAGATCGTACTTGGCACTGTATGTGGTGTGTTTGGTCTCCTGGGTTTGATACTAGTGCTGTCCTTCttgtacaaattttataaaagaagACGATCCCCTCAGCATACTAGAG GACAAAGAGATTCTGATTTCAACAGTTCAATATCTATTG ATTTAGAACAAAAGACAGTACCTACTGTGTTAGTACTATACTCCAGTGATTGTTCAGCTCATGAAAAAGTAGTCTCATCGTTTGCTGGGTTCCTAATAGAAGCCTGCCATTGTAATGTTCATTTAGACATCTTTGAAGATCAGCTTATATATGAGAGGGGTCTTGATGAATGGTTGGTTGAAAAACTTCAGGAAGCAGATTTTATTATTGTTATGTGTTCCGTTGGTGCTAGATTACGTTGTACAAAAAAGCGAGCCAGATTTAAATGTGATCCAAACAGAACAATTCCAGATTATTTTGCAATAGCTGTAGATTACGTTGCAGAGAAAATGAGAGTGGAAAGGTCAAAAGGATTGCCAATGTCAAGGTTTATTGTGGCTTACATGGAATATTCTTCTGCCAGTGATATCCCCCATCAATTGGATACTGGCGTTAAATTCAATTTGATGAAAGATATGAATGCGCTCTTTAATCATCTTCATGGTTTTCCATCTGACATGAATAAATTTGGTCCTGTTTGGCGTGATACAATTGAACAAAATTGTGATTTTTCAGAATTAACCACAGAACTAAATTTGTCATTAGAATCTGCCAAAGAATACTTTAAAGCAAACCCTAATTGGATAGAGGACAGTATGGAATATATTCCTGCtccatcaaaatcaaaatctagACATGTTAGAAAAAGTTCATTAGAACCGTTACTGAAGGAAAGTCAAATGAACCTACCATTTGAAACCTCTGGAAAAATGGACACTTTGGTTGATATTCACAATCAAACACTACCTCGAACTCTGAAACAGGAGGATCTAAATATGGTCCCACTGTATCAGCGCCAAAATTCCTTGCCCTCCTCACTCAGCAGTCATCAGACCAACTCCTCTCCAACCCCGCCAACAAACACatcaaaaagttttgaaaatttccaGACTAATACAAGATACCAAGATATTGACTTTCAACCATGTATGTTTTGTGGTTTGGAGGAACACGAAGATAGGAGAGCACCGTGTAAGGGGAGAAAACTTGTCCATAGTCAGATTGAAGATACTGAACAAGAGGATATAGATTTATCTTCAggaaagttaaaaagtaaatcaaTGCCAACAATATGTCCAAACTTATCTTCAAGATCACACACAGTTTTACATGCAGACGTGCATAAAGAGTGGGGATTTCAGGATTGTCATCTCTCTGTTAGCTCAGAGTCAACCTCTGATAAAGAATTTGCTTTAGATGATTTAGAAAAAGATCTTCAGTCCATTCGAATGTTAGCAAGCTATGATGCTTTAAAAGACTTTTCTAAAGAACAAAAGACTTTGCCGAAGGCCTTGTCTGTAAAGGTAGATCTTTATGGGTCTAATCCTAGAAGTGAACTTATTGACATATCTCCCCAAACAGCAGTGGTATCTCTTCAGAACAAATCTTACATTGGAAACATGAGTTTCCACAACTCAATGAATACTAATAAAGACGATCAGGTCATTCAGCTTCAAGATATTAGAttataa